A stretch of the Thermococcus sp. genome encodes the following:
- a CDS encoding TIGR00296 family protein has protein sequence MYRIKDEWGEFLVRLARKAVEEYVRHGRVIKPPEDTPPELWEKMGVFVTLNRHNVPPQMALRGCIGFPLPIYPLVETTIKAAIYAAVDDPRFPPVRESELDDIVVEVSVLTPPELVEGPPEERPKKIKVGRDGLLIEKGIYSGLLLPQVPVEWGWDEEEFLSQTCWKAGLPPDCWLDPDTKVYRFTAEIFEEEYPRGPVRRKPLV, from the coding sequence ATGTACCGAATAAAGGACGAGTGGGGCGAGTTCCTCGTCAGGCTCGCGAGAAAAGCCGTTGAGGAGTACGTGAGGCACGGAAGAGTAATAAAGCCACCCGAGGACACTCCTCCGGAGCTATGGGAGAAGATGGGCGTTTTTGTGACCCTCAACAGGCACAACGTCCCCCCGCAGATGGCCCTGAGGGGTTGCATAGGCTTTCCTCTCCCGATTTACCCCTTGGTTGAGACCACTATAAAGGCGGCAATCTACGCGGCCGTTGACGACCCGCGTTTTCCGCCGGTTAGGGAGAGCGAGTTGGACGATATCGTCGTTGAGGTCAGCGTTTTAACGCCTCCAGAACTCGTGGAAGGTCCGCCAGAGGAGAGGCCCAAGAAAATAAAGGTCGGCAGAGACGGTCTGCTCATTGAGAAGGGCATATACTCCGGCCTACTGCTCCCGCAGGTGCCGGTCGAGTGGGGCTGGGACGAAGAGGAGTTTTTATCGCAGACCTGCTGGAAGGCCGGCCTTCCACCCGACTGCTGGCTTGACCCTGATACTAAAGTCTACCGGTTCACGGCTGAGATATTTGAGGAGGAGTATCCAAGGGGCCCCGTGAGGAGGAAGCCTCTGGTCTAA
- a CDS encoding MTH1187 family thiamine-binding protein has product MVIVEFVVVPLGEKSLSRYVAEVIKLLERKGVKYQLTPMATIIETETVREALKIIEEAHELMFELGAERVSTTIRIDDRRDRERHMEDKVKSVMERVRGG; this is encoded by the coding sequence ATGGTCATCGTTGAGTTCGTGGTTGTGCCCCTTGGGGAGAAGAGCCTCAGCAGATACGTTGCGGAGGTGATAAAGCTTTTAGAGAGGAAGGGCGTTAAATATCAGTTGACACCCATGGCTACAATCATCGAGACCGAGACTGTAAGAGAGGCCCTTAAGATAATCGAGGAAGCTCATGAGCTTATGTTTGAACTCGGTGCCGAGAGGGTTTCGACGACGATAAGGATTGACGACCGCAGGGACAGGGAACGGCACATGGAAGACAAGGTAAAATCCGTGATGGAAAGGGTCAGGGGTGGTTGA
- a CDS encoding DUF373 family protein, producing MVEIRVLVLAIDRDDDFGKKAGVKGPVIGREACIDAALKLSLADPEDSDANVVYAAVKLADELKEKGEFDEVEVAIITGHPKVGLKSDMELARQLEEVLKVFPANGVIPVTDGAEDEQIFPIITSRVPIITSHRVVVKQSPGIETTWYIIVKYLKEILSDPEVARVVFGIPGLMALLYGIAKLVGVWYPESEKIVSTVIWGTVLLIIGGIFFAKGFNFSLGSMLSSLRRAVVEQFVVVLSFVAGILIIISGAINAYLNLESYSLELIGSYPGTSLLATLIYLNALSVSIALGIAVMMAGRVIQAYLKRDHHIWYYASALLMTPALWVTIDLTTRYALAILTISDIDVFQKLIFAIFDVILAVVIGVYLRGKVRGWVKVETGGSDTKIRTKA from the coding sequence GTGGTTGAGATTAGGGTTCTCGTTCTGGCCATTGACCGCGACGACGACTTCGGGAAGAAGGCGGGAGTTAAGGGGCCGGTTATCGGGCGAGAGGCTTGTATAGACGCTGCCCTTAAGCTCAGCCTGGCAGACCCAGAGGACAGCGATGCCAACGTTGTTTACGCCGCAGTTAAGCTCGCCGATGAGCTCAAAGAAAAGGGGGAGTTCGACGAAGTCGAGGTCGCGATAATAACCGGCCACCCGAAGGTTGGGCTAAAGAGCGATATGGAGTTGGCAAGGCAACTTGAGGAAGTCCTCAAGGTATTCCCGGCTAATGGCGTCATTCCCGTAACTGATGGCGCTGAAGACGAGCAGATTTTCCCGATAATAACTTCCCGGGTGCCGATAATAACCTCTCATCGCGTTGTGGTCAAGCAAAGTCCGGGTATAGAGACCACGTGGTACATCATAGTGAAGTACCTCAAGGAAATTCTGAGCGACCCGGAGGTCGCGAGGGTCGTCTTTGGAATTCCGGGTTTGATGGCGTTGCTCTATGGAATAGCAAAACTTGTAGGTGTCTGGTATCCCGAGAGCGAGAAGATAGTCTCTACGGTAATATGGGGAACCGTTCTTCTCATAATCGGTGGTATCTTCTTTGCCAAGGGCTTCAACTTCAGTCTGGGTAGCATGCTATCCTCCCTGCGGAGGGCGGTAGTTGAGCAGTTCGTTGTGGTTCTGTCTTTCGTTGCTGGAATCCTTATAATAATAAGTGGGGCGATTAACGCTTATCTCAACCTCGAAAGCTACTCCCTGGAACTAATAGGTAGCTATCCCGGGACATCTCTACTTGCGACTCTGATTTATCTTAATGCATTGTCCGTTTCCATCGCCTTGGGAATAGCGGTTATGATGGCCGGAAGAGTGATTCAGGCCTACCTCAAGAGGGACCACCACATCTGGTACTATGCCTCTGCCCTCCTCATGACTCCAGCTTTATGGGTGACGATTGACCTAACTACCCGCTATGCTTTAGCTATACTCACGATTTCTGACATCGATGTTTTCCAGAAGTTGATCTTTGCGATATTTGATGTTATTCTTGCAGTCGTGATTGGTGTCTATCTCCGAGGAAAAGTTAGAGGGTGGGTAAAAGTTGAAACTGGAGGAAGCGATACGAAAATACGAACTAAGGCGTGA
- a CDS encoding deoxyribonuclease IV gives MFRVDRLRFGTAGIPLSTPKRSTIDGIIHVRNLGLDAMELEFVRGVNIKPELAKKIKYTAKKHDVLLTAHAPYYINLNASEKAKVEASKRRIIQSAERLHQAGGWSVVFHAGYYLKQPKESVYQRILEALKDVQRELMDRGVKVWLRPELTGKPTQFGDLEEIVKLSEEMEMVLPTIDFAHAHARNKGKCNSIEEWREMLAFIEDRLGREALDNMHIHMSGIEYTEKGERRHIPLQESDMNWEDLLRVLKEFRVKGVVISESPNIEEDALLMKRKYEEIKV, from the coding sequence ATGTTCAGGGTTGATAGGCTACGCTTCGGAACCGCAGGAATACCGCTGTCAACTCCTAAGCGCTCAACGATAGACGGTATAATCCACGTTAGAAACCTTGGTCTAGATGCCATGGAGCTTGAGTTCGTCCGCGGTGTTAACATCAAGCCCGAGCTGGCGAAGAAGATAAAGTACACCGCCAAAAAGCACGACGTTCTCTTAACGGCTCACGCACCCTATTATATCAACCTCAACGCGAGCGAGAAGGCCAAAGTTGAAGCAAGCAAGAGGAGAATAATCCAGAGCGCCGAGAGGCTTCACCAGGCCGGTGGCTGGAGCGTCGTTTTCCACGCCGGTTATTACCTCAAGCAACCGAAGGAGAGCGTTTACCAGAGAATCCTTGAGGCCCTGAAGGACGTGCAGAGAGAACTGATGGACAGGGGTGTTAAGGTCTGGCTCAGGCCGGAACTCACAGGAAAGCCGACCCAGTTTGGTGACTTGGAGGAGATAGTGAAGCTCAGCGAAGAAATGGAAATGGTTCTCCCGACGATAGACTTCGCCCATGCCCATGCAAGGAACAAAGGAAAGTGCAACTCAATCGAAGAGTGGCGCGAGATGCTGGCGTTTATTGAGGACAGGCTCGGCAGGGAGGCACTGGACAACATGCACATCCACATGTCGGGCATAGAGTACACCGAGAAGGGCGAGAGGAGGCACATCCCCCTCCAGGAGAGTGACATGAACTGGGAGGATTTACTCCGCGTTCTGAAGGAGTTCAGGGTGAAAGGCGTCGTCATAAGCGAGAGCCCCAACATTGAGGAAGATGCACTGCTCATGAAAAGGAAATACGAGGAGATAAAGGTTTAA